The following proteins are co-located in the Calliphora vicina chromosome 2, idCalVici1.1, whole genome shotgun sequence genome:
- the Ziz gene encoding dedicator of cytokinesis protein 9 isoform X1, with product MAERKFTRALNKPGMAAQLRETVSQVVRESAVLNKPLVVEPIDFESFISKNKTLIQNDPQRELLIYPSDDVSEKILPRKLRTKSKSITDRFEPPNESIVCPLHGANSGSTPNGSHNVTRQNSNASNSPRLTQRQLSSQSTASNGSIQQHQNGGNISRKCSQTSTAQLNSIKSPTSSLESYESALSTNGTSKSISSSSSTLKSSNLAQPEDDDDLDTVGDGLSNNGVGPPAKPKFECSRFTRQALYTYRAKNHLIHYKYHEYGGTCHDLPKKTPSEVLKEEVYEIDADQDRIDEQMSRSQADSITKQGFLFKGPDSGYDRMFANIGNKSFKRRYCYLRQEVDGTYILELHKDEKQGEAKATIVMDFCTEVVQNPKRGRYCFELRMTAGHKSFTLAAENEDDLKDWLNKLSSVLQQNKIQEDKRVASLERTPPPSPNTVMFGTLKGLDQSMNPQLIKYGRETDISIAQARRENRRRLFANYQSTTKATPADNVDQYREQFGKRIFLSCQSLKFRLQCPSDSQSTADGSHVCQVEPYITSLALYDVRAGRKLTESFYFNINDEHVRDMLPTTPVPQSVATSNVPKKDVHDERTRSTSQAYSTLIENLSAELQKCTKEHFAQLKQALFSVTSPHPDIFLVLKIEKILQGNIVQAVEPYLKANRDPRFAQKLHKNIRNYSQNIGHYRQPFAWAAKPLFRLYSSELDTEKDGEFEFNTIYRQEVNKLKDEELLKLLSEYRKPDKLSKLTVIPGQLKLMIDEVEKVEGSFTKSLVPLVNFTFPPTKPATLEITEFQSTSERDCHPFTTFCNHLFVYPLNLQFDSQKIFSRARNITVVVELRDSDHENSKPLKCIYGRPGQDFLVSQIACPVLHHNTTPLWYEELKLRLPLGIFPEHHLLFSFYHVACNLGKKRDANATFETPIGYAWLPLLQKGKINLDEQVVAVAATLPVGYLSIQPLGLGKGQNCGPDIQWIDNQRPLFGVALRMDSTVHTADQHLHNFFAHSERLLEGGKTSAMPAETETCKILKAAHAIDITTLINYLPTILNELFTLLVHTQSEEVGLNIIRLLINIIHMIIEEAGRKELLTSYVTYVFHSPYYSQKTSRTVHGELCKHLPSILHPNNTDFLVVNKFMRYSGIFFDLIVKSMSQHLLDTGRIRMLRNERFPKEFPERLENLIKVLIPYLISRYKDLPVETQHLNKSLSQFVRRALTFMDRGFVFKLIRYYMEQFSPGDSRVLQEFKFNFLQEICQHEHYVPFNLPFVLNPKNRPPEMMQHFNLTEDFCRQHFLSGLLLQELKSSLNEVGNVRKHALMVLKNLLAKHELDDRYQNRGQLSRIALLYVPWLGIVMDNIQRIDDLSEVTTPNGHVYADSASYTQRLSCSSSYVFGKDSTLNSNTSTPRGKNRATLHIEHPSPVRASVHLKETNYLAAIAGTVITNGCSDSSLNSLTSDSQNSQDTTLGANSNGNHIENMDVALRNGHNRSISVTHATVMQRCDKFSAAESKDLLLGFLFVIKHLSQEQMIGWWQNCNETETINFMTILELCLIQFRYVGKKNLHLNEESRDARALRAAKASTLPARTSPAALENSSNLNDTGTLNLTHNRENLLSETTRSQQALYESNLATEVGMIILDCLGLFAVQFKLKLIDSLILPKLARVYLKFLQLGQSENLSKHVFAALRAFINNFSPALFKGNAILCGQMVYELLKACDSRLVQIRHESCAVLYLLMRSNFEFSGRKGLTRVHLQVIISVSQMIGNVIGLNNARFQESLSVINSYANSDKAMKGTGFPVEVKDLTRRVRTVLMATAQMQAHHMDPERLLELQYSLANSYASTPELRHTWLVTMARNHEQNGNISEAACCHLHIAALMSEYLRLKGGGSINWGSLAFSKISRNINRDEQGLKLDAGSQDSQYTELMLLEQLKQCAVFLDSAERYECLGELYKLILPIYERTRNYNDLQESYEHLAKAYSKIIEVNRSGKRMLGRFYRVVFFGMMYFEEDHAVEYVYKEPKLTSLSEISERLAKQYKEKFGADVVKLIMDSSPVNINDLDPKLAYIQVTHVIPFFTKDELDQRLNEFEQNHDVDTFMYETPFTKSGAARGAVEEQWKRKTVIKTTYSFPYVLKRIPVKAREIIELSPIEVAIDEMQTKVSELEETILPPADVKKLQLRLQGSVAVQVNAGPLAYAQVFLDPKIVNNFSVDRVEDLKDVFRDFIGVCHTALQLNARMICSDQKEYHNALKENYQKLCQALSDLLDEPFQPLDDSANNTQRNSMALFNAISGASNNSSFPVY from the exons aaTAAACCCCTAGTTGTGGAACCTATAGACTTTGAAAGCTTTATCTCCAAAAACAAAACTCTAATACAAAATGATCCCCAAAGAGAATTGCTTATATATCCAAGTGATGATGTATCG GAAAAAATTCTACCCCGCAAATTACGCACAAAATCCAAATCGATAACAGATCGCTTTGAGCCACCAAATGAATCGATAGTTTGTCCCTTGCATGGTGCTAACAGTGGTTCCACACCCAACGGATCACACAATGTAACACGACAAAACAGCAATGCTTCCAACAGTCCGCGTTTGACGCAACGTCAATTAAGTAGTCAATCCACAGCTTCTAATGGTTCCATACAGCAGCACCAGAATGGTGGTAATATTTCACGTAAATGTTCACAAACCTCAACGGCACAACTTAATTCAATTAAGTCACCTACCTCATCACTGGAATCATACGAGTCTGCATTGTCAACGAATGGCACAAGTAAATCCATATCTTCCTCCTCATCAACACTCAAATCAAGTAATCTAGCCCAGCCAGAAGACGATGACGATTTAGATACTGTAGGTGATGGCTTGTCAAATAATGGTGTTGGTCCGCCGGCCAAACCGAAATTTGAATGTTCACGTTTTACGCGGCAGGCTTTGTACACGTATCGggcaaaaaatcatttaatccATTATAAATATCATGAATATGGTGGCACCTGTCATGATTTGCCAAA aaaaactccCTCTGAAGTTCTTAAAGAAGAAGTATATGAAATCGATGCCGATCAAGATCGTATTGATGAGCAAATGTCTCGCTCTCAAGCTGATTCCATTACAAAACAAGGCTTTTTATTCAAAGGCCCTGATTCCGGTTATGATCGTATGTTTGCCAATATTGGCAACAAGTCTTTTAAAAGAAG atattgcTATTTACGTCAGGAAGTAGATGGTACTTATATATTAGAACTGCATAAGGATGAAAAACAGGGTGAGGCCAAGGCCACAATAGTCATGGACTTTTGTACTGAAGTTGTGCAG AATCCCAAACGTGGTCGCTATTGTTTTGAATTACGTATGACTGCCGGTCATAAATCCTTTACATTGGCTGCCGAAAACGAAGATGATCTCAAGGATTGGTTAAACAAACTCTCATCAGTattgcaacaaaacaaaatccaAGAAGATAAACGTGTTGCATCGTTAGAAAGAACACCTCCTCCAAGTCCCAATACCGTAATGTTTGGCACTCTTAAGGGTCTGGATCAATCTATGAATCCGCAACTAATCAAATATGGACGAGAAACAGATATATCCATAGCTCAGGCTCGACGAGAAAACAGACGACGGCTTTTTGCCAACTATCAATCAACAACTAAAGCAACACCAGCCGATAATGTAGATCAGTACAGAGAACAATTTGGTAAACGTATATTCCTTAGTTGTCAGAGTCTGAAATTCCGCCTACAATGTCCTTCTGATAGTCAAAGTACGGCAGATGGCAGTCATGTGTGTCAGGTCGAGCCTTATATAACTAGTCTGGCTCTGTATGATGTACGCGCAGGTCGCAAACTTACAGAATCGTTTTACTTCAATATAAATGATGAGCATGTTCGTGATATGTTACCCACTACGCCGGTGCCACAATCGGTGGCCACTTCAAATGTTCCCAAAAAAGATGTGCACGATGAACGCACCAGAAGTACTTCGCAAGCCTATAGTAcgcttatagaaaatctttcggCGGAATTACAAAAATGCACAAAGGAGCACTTTGCCCAATTGAAACAGGCTTTATTCTCTGTCACCTCTCCTCATCCAGACATATTTCTTGTCCTTAAGATAGAAAAAATCTTGCAAGGAAATATAGTACAGGCCGTAGAACCCTATTTGAAAGCCAATAGAGATCCCAGATTTGCTCAAAAATTGCACAAGAATATACGCAACTATTCCCAGAATATTGGTCATTATAGACAACCATTTGCTTGGGCGGCTAAGCCATTGTTTCGTCTGTACAGCAGTGAATTAGATACGGAAAAGGATggtgaatttgaatttaataccATCTACCGACAAGAAGTAAATAAACTCAAAGACGAAGAGTTGTTAAAACTATTATCCGAATATCGAAAACCAGATAAATTAAGTAAACTGACGGTAATACCGGGTCAATTGAAATTAATGATTGATGAGGTGGAAAAGGTGGAAG GCTCATTTACCAAATCATTAGTACCTTTGGTAAATTTCACCTTCCCCCCTACCAAGCCAGCCACTTTAGAAATAACTGAATTCCAAAGTACTTCCGAACGAGATTGTCATCCATTTACGACATTTTGTAATCATTTATTTGTATATCCCTTAAATTTACAATTCGATAGCCAAAAGATATTTTCACGAGCTCGTAATATTACGGTCGTGGTAGAATTAAGAGATTCGGACCATGAAAATTCAAAACCCTTAAAG TGCATCTATGGCCGGCCGGGTCAAGATTTCCTAGTCTCCCAAATTGCTTGTCCCGTTTTACATCACAACACCACACCTTTGTGGTATGAAGAATTAAAATTACGTCTACCTTTGGGAATTTTTCCCGAACATCatcttttgttttcattttatcatGTTGCTTGTAATCTGGGCAAAAAACGTGATGCAAATGCTACATTTGAGACACCCATCGGCTATGCCTGGCTGCCGTTATTACAAAAGGGTAAAATAAATTTGGATGAACAAGTCGTAGCAGTAGCAGCCACCTTGCCTGTTGGATATTTAAGCATTCAGCCCTTGGGCTTGGGCAAAGGG CAGAATTGTGGGCCAGATATACAATGGATCGATAATCAGCGGCCACTCTTTGGTGTGGCTCTGCGCATGGACTCTACAGTACACACGGCTGATCAACATTTACACAATTTCTTTGCTCACTCCGAGCGTCTATTGGAGGGCGGCAAAACCTCTGCAATGCCGGCCGAAACAGAAAcctgtaaaatattaaaagcagCCCATGCCATTGATATTACGACACTCATCAATTATTTACCCACCATACTAAATGAATTGTTCACTTTATTGGTGCACACTCAATCCGAAGAGGTGGGCCTAAATATTATACGTTTGCTGATTAACATCATACACATGATTATCGAGGAGGCTGGTCGTAAGGAGTTATTAACTTCATATGTAACCTATGTCTTCCATTCACCCTATTATTCTCAAAAGACATCGCGTACTGTCCATGGTGAATTGTGCAAACATTTGCCCTCAATTCTACATCCTAATAATACAGACTTTTTGGTGGTCAATAAATTTATGCGTTATTCGGGCATATTTTTCGATTTGATTGTGAAAAGTATGTCGCAACATCTTTTGGATACGGGCAGAATTCGCATGTTAAGAAATGAAAGATTTCCCAAAGAATTTCCCGAAAGATTGGAGAATCTTATTAAGGTATTGATACCATATCTAATATCACGCTACAAAGATTTACCCGTGGAAACCCAGCACCTTAATAAGTCGTTATCACAGTTTGTACGTAGAGCCTTGACCTTTATGGATCGgggttttgttttcaaattaatacgCTACTACATGGAACAGTTTTCTCCGGGAGATTCTCGTGTCTTGcaggaattcaaatttaattttctgcaAGAAATATGCCAACATGAACATTATGTGCCCTTCAACTTGCCATTTGTTTTGAATCCCAAAAATCGTCCTCCCGAAATGATGCAACATTTTAATCTGACCGAGGATTTCTGCCGGCAACATTTTTTGTCAGGCTTATTGCTGCAAGAATTAAAAAGTAGTTTAAATGAAGTAGGCAATGTTCGGAAACATGCCTTGATGGTGTTGAAGAATCTCTTGGCCAAACATGAATTGGATGATCGTTATCAAAATAGAGGTCAACTGTCTAGAATTGCTTTGTTGTATGTACCCTGGTTGGGTATAGTAATGGATAATATACAAAGAATCGATGATCTCTCAGAAGTTACCACACCCAATGGCCATGTCTATGCCGACTCAGCTTCCTATACCCAAAGGCTATCATGCTCCAGTAGTTATGTGTTTGGCAAAGATTCCACCCTGAATTCCAACACCTCTACACCCAGAGGTAAAAACAGAGCTACGTTACACATAGAACATCCTAGTCCCGTAAGAGCTTCCGTACATCTTAAGGAAACCAACTACTTGGCTGCAATTGCTGGTACCGTCATTACAAATGGCTGTTCAGATTCTTCTCTCAACTCTTTAACGTCCGATTCACAAAACTCTCAGGATACCACATTGGGTGCCAATAGCAATGGtaatcatatagaaaatatggatgtGGCTTTAAGAAATGGCCACAATCGCTCCATTAGCGTTACTCATGCCACGGTCATGCAAAGATGTGATAAATTCTCAGCTGCCGAGAGCAAAGATCTTCTGTTGGGTTTTCTGTTTGTCATTAAACATCTTTCGCAAGAACAAATGATTGGCTGGTGGCAAAATTGCAATGAAACCGAGACCATTAATTTTATGACCATTTTGGAATTGTGTCTCATACAATTTCGTTATGTAGGTAAGAAAAATCTGCACTTGAATGAAGAGTCCAGAGATGCTCGAGCTTTGAGAGCAGCCAAAGCCAGTACTCTACCAGCCAGAACCTCGCCAGCCGCTTTGGAAAACTCCTCCAATTTAAATGACACAGGTACCCTAAATCTTACACACAATCGGGAGAATTTATTAAGTGAAACTACTAGAAGTCAACAGGCTCTGTATGAATCCAATCTAGCTACAGAGGTGGGCATGATTATTTTGGATTGTTTGGGACTATTTGCAGTACAGTTTAAACTCAAACTTATAGACAGCCTGATATTACCCAAATTGGCGCGTGTTTATCTCAAGTTCTTGCAACTGGGTCAATCGGAAAATCTATCGAAACATGTTTTTGCAGCTCTGCGTGCTTTTATCAACAACTTTTCGCCGGCTCTCTTTAAAGGCAATGCCATATTGTGCGGTCAAATGGTATACGAACTACTAAAGGCGTGTGACAGTCGTCTAGTGCAAATTAGACATGAATCCTGTGCCGTTCTTTACCTACTAATGCGTAGTAATTTTGAGTTCAGCGGCCGTAAAGGTCTAACAAGGGTACATTTACAAGTCATCATTTCGgtgtcacaaatgattggcaATGTAATCGGTCTCAACAATGCACGATTCCAGGAGAGTTTATCGGTTATCAATAGTTATGCGAATAGCGATAAAGCCATGAAGGGTACCGGTTTTCCAGTTGAGGTTAAAGATCTTACGAGGCGCGTACGTACTGTTTTGATGGCCACTGCCCAAATGCAAGCCCACCATATGGATCCAGAACGTTTGCTAGAATTACAATATTCTTTGGCTAATTCCTATGCCTCCACTCCGGAACTAAGACACACCTGGCTGGTGACAATGGCTCGTAATCATGAACAAAATGGTAACATTTCGGAAGCAGCCTGTTGTCATCTACATATAGCCGCCTTAATGTCGGAATATCTACGCCTAAAGGGAGGCGGTAGCATTAATTGGGGTTCTTTGGCTTTTAGCAAAATTTCACGCAATATCAATCGTGATGAACAAGGACTCAAATTGGATGCTGGTTCCCAAGACTCTCAATATACGGAATTAATGCTATTGGAACAATTAAAACAATGTGCCGTGTTCTTGGACTCAGCCGAACGTTACGAGTGTCTGGGAGAATTGTACAAGTTAATATTGCCGATTTATGAGAGAACAAGAAATTACAACGACTTGCAGGAATCCTATGAACATTTGGCCAAAGCTTATAGTAAAATAATAGAGGTTAATCGTTCGGGAAAACGTATGCTGGGCAGATTTTATCGTGTGGTTTTCTTTGGAATG atGTATTTCGAAGAAGATCATGCTGTGGAGTATGTTTACAAGGAGCCCAAATTGACTTCATTAAGTGAGATTTCAGAACGCTTAGCAAAGCAATACAAGGAGAAATTTGGTGCCGatgttgttaaattaataaTGGATTCATCACCg gtTAATATAAATGACCTCGATCCCAAATTGGCCTACATCCAAGTAACACATGTGATACCATTCTTTACCAAAGATGAACTTGATCAACGACTTAATGAGTTTGAACAAAATCATGATGTTGATACATTTATGTATGAAACGCCATTTACTAAATCGGGAGCAGCCAGAGGTGCCGTCGAGGAGCAATGGAAACGCAAAACCGTGATAAAAA CTACCTATTCATTCCCCTATGTGCTAAAACGTATACCCGTTAAAGCAAGGGAAATTATAGAGTTGAGTCCCATTGAAGTGGCCATAGATGAAATGCAAACCAAAGTATCAGAGTTAGAGGAAACCATACTACCACCAGCCgatgttaaaaaattacaactaAGATTACAAGGCAGTGTAGCAGTACAAGTGAATGCTGGTCCCCTGGCTTATGCCCAAGTCTTTTTGGATCCAAAAATAGTTAATAATTTCTCAGTAGATCGTGTAGAAGATTTAAAAGATGTTTTcag aGATTTCATAGGCGTTTGTCATACCGCTTTACAATTGAATGCCCGCATGATATGCAGCGATCAAAAGGAGTACCACAATGCTTTAAAGGAAAACTATCAGAAGCTGTGCCAGGCCTTAAGCGATTTGCTGGATGAACCTTTCCAACCATTGGATGACAGTGCCAATAATACACAACGCAATAGCATGGCCTTATTTAATGCCATAAGTGGAGCTTCAAATAACTCAA gttttCCAGTTTACTAA